One window of the Rhizorhabdus dicambivorans genome contains the following:
- a CDS encoding DEAD/DEAH box helicase family protein, producing MSLRQLPTDPHLATSTSKLLDCFYVPALKQSIVYDRGVGFFTSHWLRLAASGLAGLAANGGRARIIASPMLDRDDCVALSQGADARADPKLKDALDRAISDLEQDLATDTLSALAWMIADGLLDFRIAIPTADLDGDFHDKFGILRDSEGDAVAFHGSPNDSAQAFRNYESISIYYSWIDRREASRVTAESARFDLLWSNGDLNLRVYPLPDAVKRNLIAFTTRLPRPYAPPKHEPQSDRWIHQKEASATFLKERRGILEMATGTGKTRTALSILNELGERDLVETTIVSAYGTDLLDQWYKELVKHSGIPVYRAYEQHREAQAFLNSPRGAVLLTARTNLAEVLPRLDPAVFAKALLICDEVHGMGSPALVAALTGKLQCFAYRLGLSATPERIYDADGNRFIEEEIGPVIFRFGLEEAIQRGILCEFDYVPLPYALSDDDKAAVRQAIKRYHAKARAGEAAPIEALYRDIARVRKLSREKVAPFEAYVEANPSVLDRCIIFVETAEYGALIQPILMRMRSDFHTYYQDDDRDNLRRFAKGQLECLLTCHRISEGIDIQSVNNIVLFASARARLETVQRLGRCLRVDPANPDKRARVVDFVEHKPDDVDDPTGELGADEERESWFLALSSLRHDHTPSSGASREGTSGCS from the coding sequence GTGAGTTTACGCCAGCTTCCCACCGATCCGCATCTCGCCACCTCGACCAGCAAGCTGCTGGATTGCTTTTACGTGCCCGCGCTCAAGCAGTCGATTGTCTATGACCGCGGCGTCGGCTTCTTTACCTCGCACTGGCTGCGACTGGCCGCATCGGGCTTGGCAGGCCTCGCGGCGAACGGCGGCCGGGCGCGGATCATCGCCAGTCCGATGCTCGATCGCGACGACTGCGTGGCTCTTTCGCAAGGCGCTGACGCGCGCGCCGATCCAAAACTCAAGGACGCGCTCGACCGCGCTATCTCGGATCTCGAGCAGGATCTGGCGACCGACACGCTCTCCGCGCTAGCCTGGATGATCGCTGACGGGCTGCTCGATTTCCGGATTGCCATTCCCACGGCCGATCTTGATGGCGATTTCCATGACAAATTTGGCATTTTGCGCGATAGCGAAGGCGACGCAGTCGCGTTCCACGGTTCGCCCAACGACAGCGCTCAGGCGTTCCGCAACTATGAATCGATCAGCATCTATTATTCGTGGATCGATCGGCGCGAAGCGAGCCGGGTGACCGCCGAGTCCGCGCGCTTCGACCTGCTCTGGTCGAACGGTGACCTCAATTTGCGGGTCTATCCGCTCCCCGATGCGGTCAAGCGCAACCTGATCGCCTTCACGACCCGCCTGCCGCGCCCCTATGCGCCGCCTAAACATGAGCCGCAGAGCGACCGCTGGATTCACCAGAAGGAAGCCTCTGCCACCTTCCTCAAGGAACGTCGCGGCATTCTCGAAATGGCGACCGGCACCGGCAAGACGCGGACTGCGCTTTCCATCCTCAACGAACTCGGCGAGCGCGATCTCGTCGAAACGACTATCGTTTCAGCCTATGGCACCGACCTGCTCGACCAATGGTACAAGGAGCTGGTCAAGCATAGCGGCATTCCGGTCTATCGCGCCTATGAGCAGCATCGCGAGGCTCAGGCATTCTTGAATTCACCGCGCGGCGCGGTGCTGCTGACCGCCCGGACCAATCTCGCCGAGGTGCTGCCGCGCCTTGATCCGGCAGTTTTCGCCAAAGCCCTGCTGATCTGCGACGAAGTTCATGGCATGGGCTCGCCGGCGCTGGTCGCGGCGTTGACCGGAAAATTGCAGTGTTTCGCCTACCGTCTCGGGCTCAGCGCCACCCCCGAGCGGATCTACGATGCCGACGGCAACCGCTTCATCGAAGAAGAGATCGGACCGGTCATCTTCCGCTTCGGGCTCGAGGAGGCGATCCAACGCGGCATTTTGTGCGAGTTCGACTATGTGCCCCTGCCTTATGCCCTGTCGGACGACGATAAGGCTGCGGTGCGCCAGGCGATCAAGCGCTATCACGCCAAGGCCCGCGCCGGTGAGGCGGCACCGATCGAGGCGCTCTACCGCGACATTGCTCGGGTCCGAAAGCTGAGCCGGGAGAAGGTCGCGCCGTTCGAGGCCTATGTCGAAGCCAACCCCTCGGTCCTCGATCGGTGCATTATCTTCGTCGAGACGGCCGAATATGGCGCATTGATCCAGCCGATCCTGATGCGCATGCGCAGTGACTTCCACACCTATTATCAGGATGACGATCGCGACAATTTGCGGCGCTTCGCCAAGGGGCAGCTCGAGTGTCTGCTGACTTGTCACCGCATCTCCGAGGGCATCGACATCCAGTCGGTCAACAACATCGTGCTGTTCGCCTCCGCACGCGCCCGGCTCGAAACCGTGCAGCGGCTGGGCCGGTGCCTGCGTGTCGATCCCGCCAACCCCGACAAACGCGCCCGCGTCGTCGACTTCGTCGAGCACAAGCCCGACGATGTCGATGATCCGACCGGTGAACTCGGCGCCGACGAGGAGCGTGAAAGCTGGTTTCTTGCGCTATCGTCGCTTCGCCACGATCATACGCCGAGCAGCGGCGCGTCGAGGGAAGGAACGAGCGGGTGCAGTTAG
- a CDS encoding DUF3363 domain-containing protein, producing the protein MDFTFQPPFLAGLSGYIAEVGKPFVEARPGDRIDGRLVRRIDLASGRFALVENAKEFTLVPWRPVLENQLGKSASGIMRADGVSWRFGRGRAGPEIS; encoded by the coding sequence ATGGATTTCACCTTCCAACCGCCGTTTTTGGCTGGACTGTCAGGATATATCGCCGAGGTCGGCAAGCCTTTTGTGGAGGCGCGGCCGGGCGACAGGATCGACGGTCGATTAGTGCGCCGGATCGACCTCGCGAGCGGGCGGTTTGCGCTTGTCGAGAACGCGAAGGAATTCACGCTCGTGCCCTGGCGCCCCGTGCTCGAAAATCAGCTCGGCAAATCGGCATCAGGGATCATGCGCGCAGACGGTGTCAGTTGGCGCTTCGGGCGCGGACGAGCCGGTCCGGAGATTTCGTGA
- the arsB gene encoding ACR3 family arsenite efflux transporter — MSDAAAAAKPAIGTFERYLSLWVAACIVVGIALGYALPGLFARVAAAEIANVNIVVAVLIWLMIVPMLLKIDLGALGSVRRHWKGVGVTLFINWAVKPFSMALLGTFFLGYLFRPWLPEAEIGSYIAGLILLAAAPCTAMVFVWSNLCEGEPNYTLSQVALNDVIMVFAFAPIVALLLGVASITVPWDTLLISVLLYIVVPVIAAQLVRRALLASGGQPALDRLLAALGPVSLIALLTTLVLLFGFQGEAIIAHPLVIALIAVPILIQVYFNAGLAYWLSRRFGVAWCVAAPAALIGASNFFELAVAAAISLFGIGSGAALATVVGVLVEVPVMLSVVALVKKTRPWYERSLPA, encoded by the coding sequence GTGAGCGATGCCGCCGCGGCGGCGAAGCCCGCGATCGGCACCTTCGAACGCTATCTCAGCCTCTGGGTCGCGGCCTGCATCGTCGTCGGCATCGCGCTCGGCTATGCGCTGCCCGGCTTGTTCGCGCGCGTCGCCGCGGCCGAGATCGCGAACGTCAACATCGTCGTCGCGGTGCTGATATGGCTGATGATCGTGCCGATGCTGCTCAAGATCGACCTGGGCGCGCTGGGATCAGTCAGGCGGCACTGGAAGGGCGTCGGTGTCACGCTTTTCATCAACTGGGCGGTGAAGCCCTTCTCGATGGCGCTGCTCGGCACCTTCTTCCTCGGCTATCTGTTCCGCCCCTGGCTGCCCGAGGCCGAGATCGGCTCCTATATTGCCGGCCTCATCCTGCTCGCCGCCGCGCCTTGCACGGCGATGGTGTTCGTCTGGTCCAACCTGTGCGAGGGCGAGCCTAATTACACGCTGAGCCAGGTCGCCTTGAACGACGTCATCATGGTGTTCGCCTTCGCGCCGATCGTCGCGCTGCTGCTCGGGGTCGCGTCGATCACGGTGCCGTGGGACACTTTGCTCATCTCGGTGCTGCTCTACATCGTCGTGCCGGTAATCGCCGCGCAGCTTGTCCGTCGCGCGCTGCTGGCCTCTGGCGGACAGCCGGCGCTCGATCGCCTGCTGGCAGCGCTCGGCCCCGTATCGCTGATCGCGCTGCTCACCACGCTGGTGCTGTTGTTCGGTTTCCAGGGCGAGGCGATCATCGCGCATCCGCTGGTCATCGCGCTCATCGCCGTGCCGATCCTCATCCAGGTCTATTTCAATGCCGGGCTCGCTTATTGGCTGAGCCGCCGCTTCGGCGTCGCCTGGTGCGTCGCCGCGCCCGCCGCGCTGATCGGCGCGTCCAACTTCTTCGAACTCGCCGTCGCCGCGGCGATCAGCCTGTTCGGCATCGGATCGGGCGCGGCGCTCGCCACCGTCGTCGGCGTGCTGGTCGAGGTGCCGGTGATGCTCTCGGTCGTCGCGCTCGTGAAGAAGACGCGGCCCTGGTATGAGCGGTCGTTGCCTGCATAA
- a CDS encoding arsenate reductase ArsC, with protein MTDRVFNVLFLCTGNSARSILAESALNKLGEGRFRGYSAGSFPKGAVNPDALRLLERIGYPTEGLHSKSWEEFSVPDAPVMDFVFTVCDDAAGETCPVWPGHPMTAHWGIEDPSHVEGNDIERERAFVTALRYLENRIKLFMALPFDQLDVMALRAHVREIGQGEGASNRRGDAA; from the coding sequence ATGACCGACCGTGTTTTCAATGTCCTGTTCCTCTGCACGGGTAACTCGGCCCGCTCGATCCTCGCCGAGAGCGCACTGAACAAGCTCGGCGAAGGCCGGTTCCGCGGCTATTCCGCAGGCAGCTTCCCCAAGGGCGCGGTCAACCCCGACGCGCTGAGGCTGCTGGAGCGCATCGGTTACCCGACCGAAGGCCTTCACTCGAAGAGCTGGGAAGAGTTCTCCGTGCCGGACGCGCCGGTGATGGATTTCGTGTTCACCGTTTGCGACGATGCGGCGGGCGAGACGTGTCCGGTCTGGCCCGGCCATCCGATGACCGCCCATTGGGGCATCGAAGATCCGAGCCATGTCGAGGGCAACGACATCGAGCGCGAGCGCGCCTTCGTGACAGCGCTGCGCTATCTCGAGAACCGCATCAAGCTGTTCATGGCGCTGCCGTTCGACCAGCTCGACGTGATGGCATTGAGGGCACATGTCCGCGAGATCGGTCAGGGCGAAGGCGCGAGCAACCGGCGCGGGGACGCCGCGTGA
- a CDS encoding ArsR/SmtB family transcription factor, whose translation MDANAAVASLSALAHPGRLEVFRLLVRAGAEGMASGDIARATGHVPQTLSGNLNILGHAGLVSSRREGRSIIYTADYARMTDLLGFLMEDCCGGAPEICAPLADVVTRAACCQPGAVQ comes from the coding sequence ATGGACGCGAACGCTGCCGTCGCCTCGCTCTCGGCGCTCGCGCATCCGGGCCGCCTCGAGGTCTTTCGCCTGCTGGTCCGCGCCGGCGCCGAGGGCATGGCCTCGGGCGATATCGCGCGCGCGACGGGCCATGTCCCGCAGACGCTCTCGGGCAACCTCAACATCCTCGGCCACGCCGGGCTCGTGTCGTCGCGGCGCGAGGGCCGGTCGATCATCTACACCGCTGATTATGCCCGCATGACCGACCTGCTCGGCTTCCTGATGGAGGATTGCTGCGGCGGCGCCCCGGAGATCTGTGCTCCGCTCGCCGACGTGGTCACCAGGGCCGCCTGCTGCCAACCCGGAGCCGTTCAATGA
- a CDS encoding ArsI/CadI family heavy metal resistance metalloenzyme, with translation MKRIHLHVSVPDLGASIQFYETLFGAAPVVVKDDYAKWMLDDPKVNFAISERARAAGIDHIGIQVDSADELGALAGRLKAAGAETFDQEATTCCYAQSDKSWVRDPAGVRWETFFTFGEATSYGEDEVLPEPAAACCGPADAPAPKQACC, from the coding sequence ATGAAGCGCATCCATCTGCACGTCAGCGTGCCCGATCTCGGCGCGTCGATCCAGTTCTACGAGACGCTGTTCGGCGCCGCGCCCGTCGTCGTGAAGGACGACTACGCCAAGTGGATGCTCGACGATCCCAAGGTCAACTTCGCGATCTCCGAGCGCGCGCGCGCGGCCGGCATCGACCATATCGGCATCCAGGTCGACAGCGCCGATGAGCTCGGCGCGCTCGCCGGTCGCCTCAAGGCCGCCGGGGCGGAGACGTTCGATCAGGAAGCGACCACCTGCTGCTACGCGCAGTCGGACAAGAGCTGGGTCCGCGATCCCGCCGGCGTGCGCTGGGAGACCTTCTTCACCTTCGGTGAGGCGACCAGCTACGGCGAGGACGAGGTGCTGCCCGAGCCCGCCGCGGCCTGCTGCGGCCCCGCCGATGCGCCCGCGCCAAAGCAGGCGTGCTGCTGA
- a CDS encoding ArdC family protein, producing MSASQRSDVYARVTQAIVDAIEAGTGTWRMPWHHSGADVTRPTNVASGKPYRGINTVSLWAAAYGSGYASGVWGTYRQWQALGAQVRKGEHASLGVLWKEFHAKGDDASDDDDHRRLFAKAFGLFNADQVDGYAPKPGPDLPESERLAAAEAFIAALGIDTVYGSASAYYHIAEDRIHMPDFSAFHDAHGFYATRIHEAAHASGAAHRLDRDFSAKWTRHALAMEEATAELTASFLLADLGIAHEPRPDHAAYIASWLQLLKDEPRAIFTAASKAQAAADWMHAQQP from the coding sequence ATGTCAGCCTCACAACGCTCAGACGTCTATGCTCGCGTCACGCAAGCGATCGTCGACGCCATCGAAGCCGGCACCGGCACCTGGCGCATGCCATGGCATCATTCCGGCGCCGACGTCACCCGCCCGACCAACGTCGCCAGCGGCAAGCCCTATCGCGGCATAAATACGGTCTCGCTCTGGGCGGCCGCCTATGGCAGCGGCTATGCGAGCGGGGTCTGGGGCACCTATCGCCAGTGGCAGGCGCTCGGCGCGCAGGTCCGCAAGGGTGAGCACGCCAGCCTCGGTGTCCTCTGGAAGGAGTTTCACGCGAAGGGCGACGACGCCAGCGACGATGACGACCATCGACGGCTTTTCGCCAAGGCGTTCGGCCTGTTCAACGCCGATCAGGTCGATGGCTATGCGCCCAAACCGGGGCCGGACCTGCCCGAGAGCGAACGCCTCGCCGCCGCCGAAGCCTTCATCGCCGCCCTCGGCATCGATACTGTCTACGGCTCGGCCAGCGCCTATTATCACATCGCCGAAGACCGCATCCACATGCCGGATTTCAGCGCCTTCCACGACGCTCACGGCTTCTATGCCACCCGTATTCACGAGGCCGCTCATGCCAGTGGCGCAGCCCATCGGCTCGACCGGGATTTCAGCGCCAAGTGGACCAGGCACGCGCTCGCGATGGAGGAAGCGACCGCCGAGCTGACCGCCTCGTTCCTGCTCGCCGATCTCGGGATCGCCCACGAGCCGCGGCCCGACCACGCCGCCTATATCGCTTCCTGGCTCCAACTCCTGAAGGATGAGCCGCGGGCGATCTTCACCGCAGCCAGCAAGGCGCAGGCCGCCGCTGACTGGATGCACGCCCAGCAGCCATGA
- a CDS encoding integrase — MTMPVHAQAPAFDDRPVLASAPLKEGHTREALSRVGDPSWDLGPAVFRENARRCHVTVHFHVLEHADVQAAMRAYLYARLNADLPGYRTKLPPACIRQAFNRARRFFAFARERLGRLDVSRIDQPLLDAYARHLRDDPARRPVIVGHLLEVVSDLYYYRDHLDSGGLAFEPWAGQAPARVAGYRHVRENRTPRFPEEVIAALLAWSLRYVTIFADDILAARRELARLEVRRDRLAAADAGLPDPDRRQRRRTRLKAYFGRRRREGRGAPIWGTAHNGKLRVDPNTGAVTPPINAHLLHLHVGIDVQAEPGAHLLLTGGEARLIDAVAAELGVEVGGMDTPITIDPDSGRPWRERFDAKTLAHEERMLQAAAYIVCAYLTGMRDCEVQAMRRGCLSIARSEDGLIERHRIRSTIYKRRAAVGEAASWVTIEPVAAAIMVLERLSAGPARASGSDTLWPVLRASAVSKTHLSSEVVRQLNTFRDHLNSAFGTPDEPVIPPGPDGKPWRITTRQFRRTIAWHIANRPFGTIAGMIQYKHASVAAFEGYAGTSASGFRAEVEAQRRLGQIDDLLDYFDRRQGGASLGGPAGPRIARTLDDAAVRQGPLPAMIADRARLRVMLASVARTFHVGPLADCFFDPATALCLKRVTTPDPAGPLTALCEPTRCPNACITARHRPAWERAAADARAHLRERRISDLQRQALQRELDRLSVVIAGIDPPAP, encoded by the coding sequence ATGACCATGCCCGTTCATGCCCAGGCGCCCGCTTTCGACGATCGCCCCGTGCTGGCGAGCGCGCCACTCAAGGAAGGCCATACCCGCGAGGCGCTATCGCGCGTCGGCGACCCGAGCTGGGATCTCGGTCCCGCCGTCTTCCGCGAGAACGCCCGGCGCTGCCACGTCACCGTGCATTTCCACGTGCTCGAACATGCCGATGTGCAGGCGGCGATGCGCGCCTATCTCTACGCCCGCCTCAACGCCGATCTCCCCGGCTATCGGACGAAGTTACCACCCGCCTGTATCCGCCAGGCATTCAACCGTGCCCGCCGGTTCTTCGCCTTCGCCCGCGAGCGGCTCGGACGGCTCGACGTTTCCCGTATCGATCAGCCATTGCTCGATGCCTATGCCCGTCATCTCCGTGACGATCCTGCCCGACGACCCGTCATCGTCGGCCACCTCCTCGAAGTGGTCTCAGATCTCTATTACTATCGCGACCACCTCGATAGCGGAGGCCTTGCATTCGAGCCTTGGGCCGGACAGGCGCCCGCCCGCGTTGCGGGCTACCGCCATGTCCGGGAGAACCGCACGCCGCGCTTCCCGGAAGAGGTCATCGCCGCGCTACTCGCCTGGTCGTTGCGCTACGTCACCATATTCGCGGACGATATCCTCGCCGCCCGCCGCGAGCTTGCGCGGCTCGAAGTGCGCCGGGATCGCCTTGCCGCCGCCGATGCCGGCCTTCCAGACCCTGATCGCCGGCAACGTCGCCGCACCCGCCTGAAGGCCTATTTCGGCCGCCGACGCCGCGAGGGGCGCGGCGCGCCGATCTGGGGCACCGCTCATAACGGCAAGCTGCGCGTCGACCCCAACACCGGCGCAGTGACCCCACCGATCAACGCACATCTCCTGCATCTCCATGTCGGGATCGACGTGCAGGCCGAGCCTGGCGCGCATCTTCTGCTGACAGGCGGTGAAGCGAGGTTGATCGACGCAGTGGCGGCCGAGCTGGGGGTAGAGGTCGGCGGCATGGACACGCCGATCACGATCGATCCTGACAGCGGTCGGCCGTGGCGCGAGCGCTTCGATGCGAAGACTCTCGCACACGAGGAACGGATGCTTCAAGCCGCTGCCTATATCGTGTGCGCCTACCTGACCGGCATGCGCGACTGCGAGGTGCAGGCGATGCGGCGCGGGTGTCTCTCTATCGCGCGCAGCGAGGACGGCCTGATCGAGCGCCATCGCATCCGGTCGACCATCTACAAGCGCCGGGCGGCGGTGGGCGAGGCGGCGAGCTGGGTGACGATCGAGCCGGTCGCCGCCGCGATCATGGTGCTCGAACGCCTGTCGGCAGGGCCGGCGCGCGCCAGCGGCAGCGATACGCTCTGGCCGGTGCTGCGCGCGAGCGCCGTCTCCAAGACGCATCTGTCGAGCGAGGTGGTCCGCCAGCTCAACACCTTCCGCGACCACCTCAACAGCGCCTTCGGCACCCCCGATGAGCCGGTCATCCCGCCCGGACCCGATGGCAAGCCGTGGCGCATCACGACGCGGCAGTTCCGGCGCACGATCGCGTGGCACATCGCCAACCGTCCGTTCGGCACCATCGCCGGCATGATCCAGTACAAGCACGCCTCGGTCGCCGCGTTCGAAGGCTATGCCGGGACCAGCGCATCAGGGTTTCGCGCCGAGGTCGAGGCGCAGCGTCGGCTCGGTCAGATTGACGATCTGCTGGACTATTTCGACCGGCGTCAGGGCGGCGCATCGCTCGGTGGACCGGCGGGACCGCGCATCGCGCGGACGCTCGACGATGCCGCCGTCAGACAAGGGCCTTTGCCCGCCATGATCGCCGATCGCGCCCGCCTGCGCGTCATGCTCGCCAGCGTCGCGCGCACCTTCCATGTCGGCCCGCTCGCGGATTGCTTCTTCGATCCCGCGACCGCGCTCTGCCTCAAGCGCGTGACGACCCCCGATCCGGCAGGGCCGCTCACTGCCCTGTGCGAGCCGACCCGCTGTCCCAACGCCTGCATCACCGCCCGCCACAGGCCGGCCTGGGAACGCGCGGCGGCCGATGCCAGGGCGCACTTACGCGAACGGCGCATCTCCGATCTCCAGCGTCAGGCTCTCCAGCGCGAGCTGGATCGCCTGAGCGTGGTGATTGCCGGGATCGACCCTCCCGCGCCGTAG